One region of Cryptomeria japonica unplaced genomic scaffold, Sugi_1.0 HiC_scaffold_227, whole genome shotgun sequence genomic DNA includes:
- the LOC131054490 gene encoding SKP1-like protein 1B, translating to MEGKVILSSSDGQVFEVDMKVAMISQTLSNMLKDTEDTGSETAPIKLANVSSRIFNLIIEYGKYHVEAQKSDTSEPTADLKKRVRELVADDKDTLFQLMIAANFLHIQSLLDLSYQIVAEDIAACKDQQMIRQKYNIENDYSPEEEEEVLKLHNIFE from the exons ATGGAAGGCAAGGTGATTTTAAGCAGTTCCGACGGTCAAGTATTCGAAGTAGATATGAAAGTGGCCATGATATCGCAAACCTTAAGTAATATGTTAAAGGATACAGAGGATACAGGTAGTGAGACAGCTCCCATCAAATTGGCAAATGTTTCCAGTAGAATTTTTAATCTTATTATCGAATACGGCAAATACCATGTTGAAGCCCAAAAGTCGGATACAAGCGAACCAACTGCGGATTTGAAGAAACGGGTTAGGGAGTTGGTAGCTGATGATAAAGACACTCTCTTCCAGTTGATGATC GCAGCAAATTTCCTTCACATTCAGAGTCTTCTTGATTTATCATACCAGATTGTGGCTGAGGACATTGCAGCATGTAAAGACCAACAAATGATTCGCCAAAAATATAACATAGAAAATGACTATAGTCCTGAAGAGGAGGAAGAGGTTTTAAAGCTGCATAATATATTTGAATGA